The DNA segment ATATTAAAGGGCGATCAAAAAATATGATTTTAACCGCTGCTGGTGAGAATATTTATCCTGAAAATATTGAAGAGAAACTCAATATGCATCCACTGGTTCAGGAATCTGTGGTTTATGAAAGGGAAGGTAAAATTGTAGCTAAGGTTTATCTGAACTATGACGAACTTGTTAAAGAGCTGGAAGGAAAGTCCGAATCAGAAAGGGAGAAAATTGTGAAAGAGATTCTTAAGAGGATTTGTGATGAGGTAAATGAACAGCTACCTTCTTATTCGAGGTTATCTGAACTTTATGAGTACCCTGAACCCTTTGAAAAAACGCCTACTAATAAGATAAAAAGGTACCTATATGTTGATTAGTTTTTGTATTTTATTCTTTGCTTTTGGATAGTTCTGAAAATTTCCTCTGCCACTACTTCAGAATTAAACTTTCCTTTTTCTAAAAAGAATCTTTTGTCAGATTTTATTCTGAATGCATTAACCAGAGGGTGGAAGTCCACGATGGGCAAAGTACAGATAATCAAACCTCGGTTGTAGTTAAGTATTTTTGCCATTACATACTGAAATCTTGAAGACAGCATTTCCATTTTGCCAATTTCATCGATGATAATTATCTCGCATTCATTTTTCAAAAATTTTTCGATTTCCGCTATAGCACTTTTATCAATGTTGTCCACTCTTACGAAGTATTTTCCCACTTTAAAAGGGGTTTTTTGGTATATGTCTGCGAGGATTGCACGCTCTCCTTGTAGCGTTACGATTTCGAATCCTATTCTTGTTCCTCCTGAATCTCTAATTTCTCTGGTTATAAATCCACACAATTTGTAAGTCTTTTCATTTTTGAGCTTTTCAATGAGCTTTATGCATATAGTTGTTTTACCAGA comes from the bacterium genome and includes:
- a CDS encoding nucleoside-triphosphatase yields the protein MIITIEGKPASGKTTICIKLIEKLKNEKTYKLCGFITREIRDSGGTRIGFEIVTLQGERAILADIYQKTPFKVGKYFVRVDNIDKSAIAEIEKFLKNECEIIIIDEIGKMEMLSSRFQYVMAKILNYNRGLIICTLPIVDFHPLVNAFRIKSDKRFFLEKGKFNSEVVAEEIFRTIQKQRIKYKN